From one Rhodobium gokarnense genomic stretch:
- a CDS encoding cation transporter: MISLNVTGMSCNHCVAAVKKAVTDVDPAAEVAVDLQAGRVDIASATKEKATLSQAIEDAGYEVTS; this comes from the coding sequence ATGATCAGCCTCAACGTTACCGGAATGTCCTGCAATCACTGCGTGGCCGCGGTCAAGAAAGCCGTCACCGACGTCGATCCGGCGGCCGAGGTCGCCGTCGATCTTCAGGCCGGCCGTGTCGACATCGCCTCGGCGACCAAGGAAAAGGCCACTCTTTCCCAGGCGATCGAAGACGCCGGTTACGAGGTCACGAGTTAG